Part of the Drosophila pseudoobscura strain MV-25-SWS-2005 chromosome 2, UCI_Dpse_MV25, whole genome shotgun sequence genome, ATGGCATGGGAATATATTACAGCTTTTAGAAAAAACCTCACGAATATACAGTCCAGGGATCTTTATCGATCCTGGTACTTATTCTGAAAATATTCAATGTTAATCTCTTATAAGTTTCTCTTCACGACATACCTTAAGGAATAAGTTGGGAtaattgtttaaacaattttctgTAAATGTATCTTGGCACCACTTTGTGTGTAGTCTGGGGAAAGGTAAAGTGTTTTCCTTCCAGCAAATTCGCATGACTATTCAGAGTTAGAGTTAACGTTTACCCATTGCACCCATAACACAATTAGATATCAGAGCTTGTCCGGAAACGCTGCATCAGCTGCAAGTCGAGCAGCGGCATCTACGAGTACGTGTATGTTCCATTTGGCCAACTGCCAGGCGatagcgatggcgatggccaaGTTTAGCCACATGTGAGAATGGAAATGGTAATGGGGGAACTGGACTGGGGACTGGACCCGATTGTTTGTTGTGGTGGTTCGTTCGGTGGTTGGTCTTTAAAGCTCTCCGGCACGATGGACGATGCCTTGAATTGCagcaatgaaatgaaagaaaaacggAAGCTTAGTAGAGCGTATCCATTCATAGACCGAGAGCAAACACATGTCTAGGCTGTGGGTCGGATAGGCTGACTCACTGCAACACTGGACCGCACTCCGGGTCCGACTGTGGTGGCTTCCTCTTGTAGCTTGTAGCTTGTAGCTTGAAGCGCTGTAATTTGCTTTAAGCTTGCGATAATTGCAAGTCGAGAGCCGAAAGTAAACCCGAAAGGGAGAGAGTCCAGTCCGTTCCGTGCAATTCATTTCACTTTATACCTGTACCGTTGTCTTCTTTTAATTTTCAGCCACCATTGGAGCGATACTGGACTCGCGCTGCTATCTGGAGGGTGGCGGCTCGGCGGAGAGTTTCCTGGCCACCGAAGATCTGGAGGTGGGCTCCATAATTGGCAAACTGCGCATCAATGGCGATCCAAATGCAGAGACTGGCGACATCACCCTGTCGCTGAGGGAGAAGACTGCGCCCGTTGAGATTTTGGCAGGGAGCAAGGACCTGGCCTTGTCTGTGGAACTGGACAAGGAGGGTGTCAGAGGTCCCTCGtcgatatatgtaaatgttaTATGCATAAGGAGGCATTCAACGGATCCGGTAAGTGAAAGCAGGGCATAATAGCATTTAGTTCCACAGGAAGTTTAATCTAGAACAATGAGAGCAACACTCAAAGCAATTGTCGATCAGCTTAACGGAGCAATTAATCTAGCCCGGAGtcctttccttccttccctccTGGTCAGTGGCCGCATTTCCTTgaagttttccattttgtgGGCTACCGCATTCCACACCTGCAAAGGCACCCCCTTGGGTCCTTACGTGCAATGGTCGTAATGGCGGGGCCAAACAATTAACCTATATTGAAGTGTGTTCCTTACACCACCTCCAGCTAGCTGGCAGTGCGTGTTCCCTTTCCTTGGAAAGGTCCTGTTGTGGTTTAGAGCTTGTTAAATTCGGGAAAACACGTTTCGCAGAGAAGTTGCAGGTTTTCGTAGAACTCAATAAACAATTGAAAACTTTTAGCCAGATGCCCgcacaggccaggccagacaaTAGACGCCCATTTCAATTTTAGAATCAACAACGAAATGTGTTGGCTCCAACTTTCAAGTCAAGGAGTAGCccaaggagcaggaggagtcGTTGCAAGCCACCCTTCGTATGTGTGGGGGCCTGTGGTTAGCATTAGCTGTGGCTCGGGCTGTGGTGGCCATAAATTAGCCATTAGAGCTTCCGCCTGAAGGGAAGGTCTGGGTGGGAGATTGGCGAGAGGCGTGTGGCGCTAAACATGCAAATATATGCAGGACTCTTGGGCTTTGAACTCTAGGGAGGTCAGTGACCAGTCAGGCGGCGGacctagtcctagtcctagtccaGTGTTTGCTGAATCCAAAGTTCTTTCCTTTGCTCACCCCCTAGAGCTTCGTCATCCCCGTCAATGTGCGCGTGACGGACGTCAATGATAATGCCCCCCAGTGGATTGGCACCCCCTACACGCTGACCCTGTCCGAGGTGACGGTCCCAGGGACAAGGATACTGCAGGGAGCCCGTGCCGAGGATGCCGATCAGCCAGGTCCCTTCTCCACCGTCGAGTATCAGGTGCTGCCCGGACCCTATGCGGAGTTCGTGCAGTTCCTCAATCCCCTAGAGGGCACTCTGGTGCTGAGGAAGGCTCTGGACTACGAGCAGTTGCAGAATTTCACGGTGAAGCTGAGGGCCCAGGATCAGGGAACGCCGGCACGCCACTCGGACACATTGCTGCGCGTGGTAATCACCGATGCGGACGATCAGAATCCCAAGTTCCAGCGGGAATCCTACAGCGCAGAGCTGCCCAATGATGGTCGTCCCGGAGAACTGCGCATGCGCCCCGAGCCCCTCAAGGCCGTGGATCAGGACGAGGGCATCTGTGCGCCCATTCAATACACCATTGTCCAGTCGCAGGACGCCAAGTACTTCCGCATCCATCCGCACAACGGACAGATCACCCTGCTGACGCCCATTGGCTATGGGGAGATCGCTCACGGGGCCACGCTGGTTGTAAAGGCCACGCAGATCGACAATCCCGATCGCTATGCCCTGACCACAGTCCAGCTAACGCGCCCTGGCAGCCACAGCGATCTCAGCACGCTCTCCTTTGTCCAAAAGCGCTTCGTGATGCGCATTCGCGAGGACACGGCTGTGGGCAATCGTATCCTGGCGCTGCCCACAAACAAGCCGGGAAAACACTTGAAATACACCATACCAGATCCCGTCAACTCTCAGTTCTTCAGCGTGGGATCGCTAGGCGAACTGGTGCTGGCCAAGCCGCTTGACTACGAGAAGATGACAAAGCACGAGTTCCAGGTGCTGGCCACCGATGGGATGACCAACAGCACAGCGGAACTGACTCTAGAGGTGATTGATGTTAACGACTGGGAGCCGCGATTCCGTGAGACCCACTACGAGTTTATGGTGCCGAAAAGCGTAAGTATTCTATGGAAATACTTTAAACAGAATGATCCATTATCTAAATCCCTTCCAGCAGTCGCTGCAGTCGCGCACGGACACCTTTGAGGGTGTACTGATTGGCAAGGTGGAGGCTGCCGATGGGGATCGCAATGACAAGCTGGAGCTATCTCTGCGCGGCCAGCATGCCGGGCTCTTTGAGATCGATGCCACTGGGAACATCTACATGCGGCCGGAGCAGCTGCAGAGCCTGAATGAGTCGACGGTGCATCTGATAGCCATTGCCACGGACACAGGAGTGCCGCCCAGGAGCACCTCTGTGCCAGTGAGCGTGACAATGGAGGGACTGACGCTGGCCCAGTCCGGCTGGAACAGCAATATGCTGGGGATGTTTGGCATGATTGTTGGCCTCTTCCTGATGATCATCTTGGCCCTTACCTGCTACATTGTGCGATCCAAGAAGCAGGGTAagagcagtgccagtgccctgGGTCTCGGCCGGAATAGGGTCCACAGCCAGGCGCACAGCAGCGTTTCGTCCGCTAATCTGGTGACCCACGAAAAGCTGGCagggaatggcaatggcgcCAGCGTGACCAGCGGCGGTGTCTCGGTGCTGCACATGAAGCATGGCGGGAACATCACTATGGCCAATCCCATGAACAACGGGTTGCATCATGTGGCCAGtggcgccagcagcagcatggctCTGGGCAGTTCCGCGGCTCTTCTGGAGCGGGAACGGGAGCGCGAGAGGGAGCGCCAGCGGGAGAGCTATGCAGCCACAGTTCGCAGTAAGTTGGAGCTACATTCTGCCGCTTCCTTTCAGCCTATCCCCCGCAAAACTCATCCCGAACATTGACTATTAATAGTCTTCTTGCCAGGCATCGTTTCGAGGGCCTCGGCCAATGGCCAGCTGTACGAGGAGGACGAGATCGAGCACGACTCTCTGCagacgtcgacgacgacgccgGAGAACAACAATCGGAAAGTGCCGGCCCCAGTAGGAGCTGTGGGTGGTGCAATGGGTGGAAATGGTgtcaccaccatcaccaccgcCTCGGCCAATGCAGGCCAGTCCAATCTGCTGTCTGCCACCGATGCCATGGGCTCCTCGGAGAACAATCTGACGGTCTACTTCTAGAAGCTGGGGGGAGGATGGAGGTGATGAAGAGGAGGAGTTGTAAATATCGCTGCTAAGTCAGTTTAGGATTAGGATTAAGGCCCCCAGCACTGTGTATGTACATTGAGTAGACCAAATATAGCATTGTAAACAGTCCCCTCCTCGCACACGATTTTAGGCTAAGTCCAAGCGATTTCCATTGTAAAGTTTTTGCTTCCCAGAAGAGGTCCGATCCCACAGAGATCCCAGGGAATTCCAGTTTTTCAGCTAATCCAGAGCGCGCGAAACTTCTCGAAATACATGTATGTTTAAAGAATCTCGATGTCTATAATGCGAAGGTGTTAATTTCTACTTCGATTCGGAACGATCTTTACAACTTTGGCATGGGGCAAACATAAAAGCTGATACGAGTAGGAATCAAATCGGTGGACTTACAACATACTAAAATATGGAACATAAATCACTGGAAATTATACAATTATAAAGGgggaaaagcgaaaagaaataCTGGGAAtacacaattaaaattaattaataggAAAATGCTGTCGTCTGTACTCCTTCAGTCCGatgatccgatccgattccTACCTGCCATTGCGTTTGGTCTTGCGTTTGAGGAGATTAAAGTCGCCGTACTGGATGTGATTGTCGGTGAGGAATGGCACGTAAAAGGCACGCAGCAGCTGGTGCGACTTTTCGGGTATGAGGAACGGCAGACTCTTCATAATGGACCAGTCTTTGGTGCGCTTCGAGTAGCTGGGCTCCAGGGCCGTGTACTTGCCCTCATCAAAGTCGACAAGGAAGTCGCAGCGATCGTAGTCAAAGTACATGTGCTCGTTCTCCTGGTTGAGATCATTAAAGTAGGGATGCACCACTTGGGTGGCATTTGGTCCATCTACATAGTAGGCCGGCAGCATGCCGCGGAACTCGGACTTGAGGAAACGCAACCGGAAGTTCCGGGCCGGGAAGAAGAAGCTGCCCGGATATCGGTGCCAGTCCTTGCCGATGCACACATTGTAGATCTGATTCGGATTGTACTGGGGCGTCACCTTGAACTGATTGAGCTCCAGCATCAGGTCCATGGGCGCGTGGTAGTTCCGATACAAGGAAAACACTCGCGACAGCCCCAACAATGTGCTGGCCACCATCACAATGATGGCAATAAACATGGTGTGGTCGAGGTAGTGCACGCCCGCCTTGATCTTGAATATCAGCATCTTGAAGCGGAAAAAGATGCGCTGGTACACATCCACGGTGATGGCGCCGCACAGAGAGATCAGCGGGTACACGGGGAAGAGGAAACGCTCCTCCTTGTGTGGCTGGGCAAAGAACACCAAGAGCCACAGGTACAGCGGCGCCAGGGAGATGTAGTGTGGGAAGTTCAGCGTTGACTTGGACTTGGCGGGCACAATTAGATAGTCCATAACCAGCATGATGGGTAGTTGAAGAGCCAGCAGCTAAAATGAAGACGTAATGAAGGCCTGCAGATGGGATCGACCTATCAGACTCACCCAAATGATATTAAAGTTGAGGAAACCATTGACAATGTAATAACTGATTGGTTCAGTGCCAAAAATGTTCGGTCCATGGCTGGTGAAGACGTTGTACCAGACGATGTTCAGGGGAGCGAAGGTTAACTTGCCGAAGTAGCTCGTATCGATGGCGATCATGGGAATGGCTACTGTCGCACCCGAAATCAGAGTCCACTGGACAAAGGTTTTCCAGTCCCGCTGGCGCAGTAGCAGTTCCAGCACCAGCGGCACTCCAATCAACGCGGCGAATGGCCAACCGAGCAGCGCCGAGATGGCCGTGAAGAAAATGGCGAGGCTATAGTGTTGCTGCCACCAGGCGGCCAAGGCGGAGCAGCCAAAGTACatggagaaggaggagggcAGCAGAGCCGTGCTGGAAACGAACATGCCTACGCTGAACAGCTGGAAAATCAACCAAAGGCGTCCAATGTGTATGCCAAACTCCTGACAAATGGATCTGAAAGGAGTGCAAGAAGCGTTAGAGACGTTCTAGATGGCACCAGGGGGGTACGCACTTGTACATAAACCGCTCCATGACCGCGCAACCAAAGCCCAGCATGCAGCGCACCATATAGAAGATGAGTATGGGACTGGGATTGAAGATCTTCTGGTAAAAGTAGCCGGGCAcaccctgcagcagcagataaGTGTAAGAGCGCAGACCGAATTCTGGACTGTATTCCCACGTCTGTAGGCCATGGCCATTGATGATGTAGTGCAGCGGCTCCCAGTAGTTGAAGGTCTCATCGCAG contains:
- the Cad96Cb gene encoding protocadherin Fat 1 isoform X4 codes for the protein MWIKHHWICYLIAVFCWLDKATIGAILDSRCYLEGGGSAESFLATEDLEVGSIIGKLRINGDPNAETGDITLSLREKTAPVEILAGSKDLALSVELDKEGVRGPSSIYVNVICIRRHSTDPSFVIPVNVRVTDVNDNAPQWIGTPYTLTLSEVTVPGTRILQGARAEDADQPGPFSTVEYQVLPGPYAEFVQFLNPLEGTLVLRKALDYEQLQNFTVKLRAQDQGTPARHSDTLLRVVITDADDQNPKFQRESYSAELPNDGRPGELRMRPEPLKAVDQDEGICAPIQYTIVQSQDAKYFRIHPHNGQITLLTPIGYGEIAHGATLVVKATQIDNPDRYALTTVQLTRPGSHSDLSTLSFVQKRFVMRIREDTAVGNRILALPTNKPGKHLKYTIPDPVNSQFFSVGSLGELVLAKPLDYEKMTKHEFQVLATDGMTNSTAELTLEVIDVNDWEPRFRETHYEFMVPKSSLQSRTDTFEGVLIGKVEAADGDRNDKLELSLRGQHAGLFEIDATGNIYMRPEQLQSLNESTVHLIAIATDTGVPPRSTSVPVSVTMEGLTLAQSGWNSNMLGMFGMIVGLFLMIILALTCYIVRSKKQGKSSASALGLGRNRVHSQAHSSVSSANLVTHEKLAGNGNGASVTSGGVSVLHMKHGGNITMANPMNNGLHHVASGASSSMALGSSAALLERERERERERQRESYAATVRSIVSRASANGQLYEEDEIEHDSLQTSTTTPENNNRKVPAPVGAVGGAMGGNGVTTITTASANAGQSNLLSATDAMGSSENNLTVYF
- the Cad96Cb gene encoding protocadherin Fat 1 isoform X1 is translated as MWIKHHWICYLIAVFCWLDKATIGAILDSRCYLEGGGSAESFLATEDLEVGSIIGKLRINGDPNAETGDITLSLREKTAPVEILAGSKDLALSVELDKEGVRGPSSIYVNVICIRRHSTDPSFVIPVNVRVTDVNDNAPQWIGTPYTLTLSEVTVPGTRILQGARAEDADQPGPFSTVEYQVLPGPYAEFVQFLNPLEGTLVLRKALDYEQLQNFTVKLRAQDQGTPARHSDTLLRVVITDADDQNPKFQRESYSAELPNDGRPGELRMRPEPLKAVDQDEGICAPIQYTIVQSQDAKYFRIHPHNGQITLLTPIGYGEIAHGATLVVKATQIDNPDRYALTTVQLTRPGSHSDLSTLSFVQKRFVMRIREDTAVGNRILALPTNKPGKHLKYTIPDPVNSQFFSVGSLGELVLAKPLDYEKMTKHEFQVLATDGMTNSTAELTLEVIDVNDWEPRFRETHYEFMVPKSQSLQSRTDTFEGVLIGKVEAADGDRNDKLELSLRGQHAGLFEIDATGNIYMRPEQLQSLNESTVHLIAIATDTGVPPRSTSVPVSVTMEGLTLAQSGWNSNMLGMFGMIVGLFLMIILALTCYIVRSKKQGKSSASALGLGRNRVHSQAHSSVSSANLVTHEKLAGNGNGASVTSGGVSVLHMKHGGNITMANPMNNGLHHVASGASSSMALGSSAALLERERERERERQRESYAATVRIFLPGIVSRASANGQLYEEDEIEHDSLQTSTTTPENNNRKVPAPVGAVGGAMGGNGVTTITTASANAGQSNLLSATDAMGSSENNLTVYF
- the Cad96Cb gene encoding protocadherin Fat 1 isoform X3, with the protein product MWIKHHWICYLIAVFCWLDKATIGAILDSRCYLEGGGSAESFLATEDLEVGSIIGKLRINGDPNAETGDITLSLREKTAPVEILAGSKDLALSVELDKEGVRGPSSIYVNVICIRRHSTDPSFVIPVNVRVTDVNDNAPQWIGTPYTLTLSEVTVPGTRILQGARAEDADQPGPFSTVEYQVLPGPYAEFVQFLNPLEGTLVLRKALDYEQLQNFTVKLRAQDQGTPARHSDTLLRVVITDADDQNPKFQRESYSAELPNDGRPGELRMRPEPLKAVDQDEGICAPIQYTIVQSQDAKYFRIHPHNGQITLLTPIGYGEIAHGATLVVKATQIDNPDRYALTTVQLTRPGSHSDLSTLSFVQKRFVMRIREDTAVGNRILALPTNKPGKHLKYTIPDPVNSQFFSVGSLGELVLAKPLDYEKMTKHEFQVLATDGMTNSTAELTLEVIDVNDWEPRFRETHYEFMVPKSQSLQSRTDTFEGVLIGKVEAADGDRNDKLELSLRGQHAGLFEIDATGNIYMRPEQLQSLNESTVHLIAIATDTGVPPRSTSVPVSVTMEGLTLAQSGWNSNMLGMFGMIVGLFLMIILALTCYIVRSKKQGKSSASALGLGRNRVHSQAHSSVSSANLVTHEKLAGNGNGASVTSGGVSVLHMKHGGNITMANPMNNGLHHVASGASSSMALGSSAALLERERERERERQRESYAATVRSIVSRASANGQLYEEDEIEHDSLQTSTTTPENNNRKVPAPVGAVGGAMGGNGVTTITTASANAGQSNLLSATDAMGSSENNLTVYF
- the Alg9 gene encoding alpha-1,2-mannosyltransferase ALG9; protein product: MSPPSARARYIANKADNQILPKKPPKRLGLNGNNKDAAPAGNKKEKESKKRKQITSSVPEASNANPITPSVGLDTAFKTFVSARLCSAIWAYIADCDETFNYWEPLHYIINGHGLQTWEYSPEFGLRSYTYLLLQGVPGYFYQKIFNPSPILIFYMVRCMLGFGCAVMERFMYKSICQEFGIHIGRLWLIFQLFSVGMFVSSTALLPSSFSMYFGCSALAAWWQQHYSLAIFFTAISALLGWPFAALIGVPLVLELLLRQRDWKTFVQWTLISGATVAIPMIAIDTSYFGKLTFAPLNIVWYNVFTSHGPNIFGTEPISYYIVNGFLNFNIIWLLALQLPIMLVMDYLIVPAKSKSTLNFPHYISLAPLYLWLLVFFAQPHKEERFLFPVYPLISLCGAITVDVYQRIFFRFKMLIFKIKAGVHYLDHTMFIAIIVMVASTLLGLSRVFSLYRNYHAPMDLMLELNQFKVTPQYNPNQIYNVCIGKDWHRYPGSFFFPARNFRLRFLKSEFRGMLPAYYVDGPNATQVVHPYFNDLNQENEHMYFDYDRCDFLVDFDEGKYTALEPSYSKRTKDWSIMKSLPFLIPEKSHQLLRAFYVPFLTDNHIQYGDFNLLKRKTKRNGR
- the Cad96Cb gene encoding protocadherin Fat 1 isoform X2, which translates into the protein MWIKHHWICYLIAVFCWLDKATIGAILDSRCYLEGGGSAESFLATEDLEVGSIIGKLRINGDPNAETGDITLSLREKTAPVEILAGSKDLALSVELDKEGVRGPSSIYVNVICIRRHSTDPSFVIPVNVRVTDVNDNAPQWIGTPYTLTLSEVTVPGTRILQGARAEDADQPGPFSTVEYQVLPGPYAEFVQFLNPLEGTLVLRKALDYEQLQNFTVKLRAQDQGTPARHSDTLLRVVITDADDQNPKFQRESYSAELPNDGRPGELRMRPEPLKAVDQDEGICAPIQYTIVQSQDAKYFRIHPHNGQITLLTPIGYGEIAHGATLVVKATQIDNPDRYALTTVQLTRPGSHSDLSTLSFVQKRFVMRIREDTAVGNRILALPTNKPGKHLKYTIPDPVNSQFFSVGSLGELVLAKPLDYEKMTKHEFQVLATDGMTNSTAELTLEVIDVNDWEPRFRETHYEFMVPKSSLQSRTDTFEGVLIGKVEAADGDRNDKLELSLRGQHAGLFEIDATGNIYMRPEQLQSLNESTVHLIAIATDTGVPPRSTSVPVSVTMEGLTLAQSGWNSNMLGMFGMIVGLFLMIILALTCYIVRSKKQGKSSASALGLGRNRVHSQAHSSVSSANLVTHEKLAGNGNGASVTSGGVSVLHMKHGGNITMANPMNNGLHHVASGASSSMALGSSAALLERERERERERQRESYAATVRIFLPGIVSRASANGQLYEEDEIEHDSLQTSTTTPENNNRKVPAPVGAVGGAMGGNGVTTITTASANAGQSNLLSATDAMGSSENNLTVYF